In Vogesella indigofera, a single window of DNA contains:
- a CDS encoding class I SAM-dependent methyltransferase: MTRTTIAVDDQLAAYLLQIGVTEHPVQTALREFTATHRMAKMQISPEQGQFLVWLVKLLGVRRYLEIGVFTGYSALTVALAMGEQGRTVACDMSVEFTTIARDYWRQAGVEDSIALYVQPAVQTLQMLLDDGQAGSFDLAFIDADKTSYPQYYEACLQLVRPGGVIAVDNIFLNGRVVSPKPGDPPAVRAMQAFNASLKHDPRVVMSVLPIGDGMTLLTRR, from the coding sequence ATGACCCGCACGACCATCGCCGTTGACGACCAGCTGGCCGCCTACCTGCTGCAGATCGGCGTCACCGAGCACCCGGTGCAGACCGCGCTGCGCGAGTTCACCGCCACCCACCGCATGGCCAAGATGCAGATTTCCCCGGAACAGGGACAGTTCCTCGTCTGGCTGGTCAAGCTGCTCGGTGTGCGCCGCTATCTGGAGATCGGCGTGTTCACCGGCTACAGCGCGCTGACCGTGGCGCTGGCCATGGGCGAGCAGGGCCGTACCGTGGCTTGCGACATGAGCGTCGAATTCACCACCATCGCCCGCGACTACTGGCGCCAGGCCGGGGTCGAGGACAGCATCGCGCTCTACGTGCAGCCGGCGGTGCAGACATTGCAGATGCTGCTGGACGACGGCCAGGCCGGCAGCTTCGACCTCGCCTTCATCGATGCCGACAAGACCAGCTACCCGCAGTACTATGAAGCCTGCCTGCAGCTGGTGCGCCCCGGCGGCGTGATCGCGGTCGACAATATTTTCCTGAACGGTCGTGTGGTCAGTCCCAAGCCGGGTGACCCGCCGGCAGTGCGGGCGATGCAGGCCTTCAATGCCAGCCTGAAGCACGACCCGCGGGTGGTGATGTCGGTGCTGCCGATCGGCGACGGCATGACCCTGCTTACCCGCCGCTGA
- a CDS encoding DUF3460 family protein produces MYQSEFTQFMNDFLAKNPQVESERRELRLTWWDRKLDLEDLRRWNASKVPQKPYVYQPD; encoded by the coding sequence ATGTACCAGTCCGAATTCACCCAATTCATGAACGATTTCCTGGCGAAAAACCCGCAGGTAGAGAGCGAACGCCGCGAGCTGCGCCTGACCTGGTGGGATCGCAAGCTGGATCTGGAGGACCTGCGTCGCTGGAACGCGTCCAAGGTGCCGCAAAAGCCGTACGTGTACCAGCCGGACTGA
- the tolB gene encoding Tol-Pal system beta propeller repeat protein TolB: MSATVSGFWPRLFALLLLSMTVAANLARADLSVEVIGGGSNRYPVAIVPLQGESLLPEAITATVKSDLAMTGAFSLLETGVGDALAAPAQLNAAAWQQRGARAVVYGKLVSLGGDRVRLTFWADTVSPREQKLSAEFDLAPEQLRDMAHRMADMVYEALLGEKSLFSSRIAYITQSGKEYRLQIADMDGRRAQTVLRSRQPIMSPAWSPDGTRLAYVSFEQQKPVIYVQDLVSGQRRVLANFRGSNSAPVWSPDGRRLAVVLTTSGNSQVYLINADGGGVQRFSYSDAIDTEPAFSPDGRQIVFVSDRSGSPQLYVQALDGGRNARRVTFEGNYNVSPTFSPDGRQIAYVRREGGRFKVMLLDLASGDNRLISNSAFDESPSFAPNGKMVLYASEEGGRSVLYAAATAYPGRVRLGTLGGQVQDPAWGPFNP; the protein is encoded by the coding sequence TTGTCCGCCACCGTCTCCGGCTTCTGGCCGCGCCTGTTTGCCCTGTTGCTGCTGAGTATGACCGTTGCGGCCAACCTTGCCCGCGCCGACCTCAGCGTGGAAGTGATCGGTGGCGGCAGCAACCGCTACCCGGTGGCGATCGTGCCGCTGCAGGGCGAGAGCCTGCTGCCGGAGGCGATCACCGCGACGGTGAAGAGCGATCTGGCGATGACCGGCGCCTTCAGCCTGCTGGAGACGGGTGTCGGCGACGCGCTGGCGGCACCGGCGCAGCTGAACGCGGCGGCGTGGCAGCAGCGCGGCGCGCGCGCGGTGGTGTACGGCAAGCTGGTCAGCCTCGGCGGCGATCGGGTGCGGCTGACGTTCTGGGCCGACACCGTCAGCCCGCGCGAGCAGAAGCTGAGCGCGGAATTCGATCTGGCGCCGGAGCAGCTGCGCGACATGGCGCACCGCATGGCGGACATGGTGTACGAGGCGCTGCTGGGCGAGAAGAGCCTGTTCTCCAGCCGCATCGCCTACATCACCCAGAGCGGCAAGGAGTACCGGCTGCAGATCGCCGACATGGACGGCCGCCGCGCGCAGACGGTACTGCGCTCGCGCCAGCCCATCATGTCGCCGGCGTGGAGCCCGGACGGCACGCGCCTGGCCTACGTTTCCTTCGAGCAGCAAAAGCCGGTGATCTACGTGCAGGATCTGGTCAGCGGCCAGCGTCGCGTGCTGGCCAATTTCCGCGGCAGCAACTCGGCGCCGGTGTGGAGCCCGGACGGGCGGCGGCTGGCGGTGGTGCTGACCACCAGCGGCAACTCGCAGGTGTACCTGATCAATGCCGACGGCGGCGGCGTGCAGCGTTTTTCCTATAGCGACGCCATCGACACCGAGCCGGCGTTCAGCCCGGACGGCCGCCAGATCGTGTTCGTGTCCGACCGCAGCGGCAGCCCGCAGCTGTACGTGCAGGCGCTGGACGGCGGCCGCAACGCCCGCCGCGTCACCTTCGAGGGGAACTATAACGTGTCGCCGACGTTCTCTCCGGATGGGCGCCAGATCGCCTACGTCCGGCGCGAGGGCGGCCGTTTCAAGGTGATGCTGCTCGATCTGGCCAGCGGCGACAACCGCCTGATCAGCAATAGCGCCTTCGACGAATCGCCAAGCTTCGCCCCCAACGGCAAGATGGTGCTGTACGCCAGCGAGGAGGGTGGCCGCAGCGTGCTGTACGCCGCCGCCACCGCCTATCCCGGCCGCGTGCGGCTGGGCACCCTCGGCGGCCAGGTGCAGGATCCGGCCTGGGGGCCATTCAATCCTTGA
- a CDS encoding energy transducer TonB yields MSPQTGAIGYGAWGMSLLLHLVLLLPLWWLYAPAPVYTPPPLAVELWAGGAPAAPTQTPKVRAAPPAATVAEAATPLLADADIKLKASRPLQQHKAPPPPVAAEKPLPKPAEKVPEKVPEKVTAKAAKAVPEPAKTSVPAAKPSAKASARPAPSADNDLLAELDLPPGPGNAKQSQRGGQGGVVGGSSNGVADAKALYAQTLSNRVRPYVTIPDGLKGNPEVVLQIEILPSLEVRQIRLLRSSGNPQYDEAVQAAVREMRRFPPLPKGAAFADYRRVTMSFRPKE; encoded by the coding sequence ATGTCGCCGCAGACGGGCGCCATCGGTTACGGCGCGTGGGGCATGTCGCTGCTGCTGCATCTGGTGCTGCTGCTGCCGCTGTGGTGGCTGTATGCGCCGGCGCCGGTGTACACGCCGCCACCGCTGGCGGTGGAATTGTGGGCCGGCGGTGCGCCGGCGGCGCCGACCCAGACGCCGAAAGTGCGTGCCGCCCCGCCGGCCGCGACGGTGGCGGAGGCCGCCACCCCCTTGCTGGCCGATGCCGACATCAAGCTGAAGGCCAGCCGCCCGCTGCAGCAGCACAAGGCACCGCCGCCGCCGGTGGCCGCGGAAAAACCGCTGCCCAAGCCTGCGGAAAAAGTGCCGGAGAAAGTGCCAGAAAAGGTGACGGCCAAGGCCGCCAAAGCGGTGCCTGAGCCGGCCAAGACCAGCGTGCCCGCCGCCAAACCGTCCGCCAAGGCGAGCGCCAGGCCGGCGCCAAGCGCGGATAACGACCTGCTGGCCGAGCTGGACCTGCCGCCCGGCCCCGGCAACGCCAAGCAGAGCCAGCGCGGCGGCCAGGGCGGTGTCGTCGGCGGCAGCAGCAATGGCGTGGCCGACGCCAAGGCGCTGTACGCGCAGACATTGAGCAACCGCGTGCGCCCCTACGTGACTATCCCCGACGGGCTGAAAGGCAACCCGGAGGTGGTGCTGCAGATCGAGATCCTGCCGTCGCTGGAAGTGCGCCAGATCCGCCTGCTGCGCAGCAGCGGCAACCCGCAGTACGATGAGGCGGTGCAGGCCGCCGTGCGCGAGATGCGCCGCTTCCCGCCGCTGCCCAAGGGCGCGGCGTTCGCCGACTACCGGCGCGTGACCATGTCTTTCCGTCCTAAGGAGTAA
- a CDS encoding ExbD/TolR family protein, producing the protein MLQRRPRRMMNQMNVVPYIDVMLVLLVIFMVTAPMFTPGVIEVPSVTRAAQVDSTPLEISIEADGRYLLGEGGKREPAANLDALIAEVKARLRDNRPVVVTAHRDLKYSDVVKVADRLHQAGITRVALTVRQGN; encoded by the coding sequence ATGCTGCAGCGACGCCCGCGCCGAATGATGAACCAGATGAACGTCGTGCCCTATATCGACGTGATGCTGGTGCTGCTGGTGATCTTCATGGTGACGGCGCCGATGTTCACCCCCGGCGTGATCGAGGTACCCAGCGTCACCCGCGCGGCGCAGGTGGACAGCACGCCGCTGGAAATCAGCATCGAGGCCGACGGCCGCTACCTGCTGGGCGAGGGCGGCAAGCGCGAGCCTGCGGCCAACCTTGACGCGCTGATCGCCGAGGTCAAGGCGCGGCTGCGCGACAATCGCCCGGTGGTGGTCACCGCGCACCGCGATCTCAAGTACAGCGACGTGGTGAAGGTGGCCGACCGCCTGCACCAGGCCGGCATCACCCGCGTCGCGCTGACGGTACGGCAGGGCAACTGA